Proteins from one Salmonella bongori NCTC 12419 genomic window:
- the pykF gene encoding pyruvate kinase PykF has product MKKTKIVCTIGPKTESEEMLTKMLDAGMNVMRLNFSHGDYAEHGQRIQNLRNVMSKSGKKAAILLDTKGPEIRTIKLEGGNDVSLKAGQTFTFTTDKSVVGNNEIVAVTYEGLTSDLSVGNTVLVDDGLIGMEVTAIEGNKVICKVLNNGDLGENKGVNLPGVSIALPALAEKDKQDLIFGCEQGVDFVAASFIRKRSDVVEIREHLKAHGGENIQIISKIENQEGLNNFDEILEASDGIMVARGDLGVEIPVEEVIFAQKMMIEKCIRARKVVITATQMLDSMIKNPRPTRAEAGDVANAILDGTDAVMLSGESAKGKYPLEAVSIMATICERTDRVMNSRLDYNNDSRKLRITEAVCRGAVETAEKLEAPLIVVATQGGKSARAVRKYFPDATILALTTNEVTARQLVLSKGVVSQLVKEINSTDDFYRLGKEVALQSGLAQKGDVVVMVSGALVPSGTTNTASVHVL; this is encoded by the coding sequence ATGAAAAAGACGAAAATTGTTTGCACTATCGGTCCGAAAACCGAATCCGAAGAGATGTTAACCAAAATGCTGGACGCAGGCATGAACGTGATGCGTCTGAACTTCTCTCATGGCGATTATGCAGAACACGGTCAGCGTATCCAGAATTTGCGCAACGTAATGAGCAAGTCCGGTAAAAAAGCCGCTATTCTACTTGATACCAAGGGCCCAGAAATCCGCACCATTAAACTGGAAGGCGGCAACGACGTTTCTTTGAAAGCGGGCCAGACCTTTACTTTTACCACCGACAAATCTGTGGTCGGTAATAATGAAATTGTCGCCGTCACCTATGAAGGCCTTACCTCCGATCTCTCCGTTGGCAACACGGTGCTGGTTGACGATGGTCTGATCGGTATGGAAGTCACCGCTATCGAAGGCAACAAAGTGATTTGTAAGGTGCTGAACAACGGCGATCTGGGTGAAAACAAAGGCGTTAACCTGCCGGGCGTTTCTATTGCACTGCCAGCACTGGCGGAAAAAGACAAACAGGACCTGATTTTCGGTTGTGAGCAGGGCGTTGACTTTGTTGCAGCGTCTTTTATCCGTAAGCGTTCTGACGTTGTCGAAATTCGTGAGCATCTGAAAGCTCACGGCGGCGAAAACATTCAGATTATCTCCAAGATTGAAAACCAGGAAGGCCTGAACAACTTCGATGAAATTCTCGAAGCGTCCGATGGCATCATGGTCGCACGTGGCGATTTGGGCGTAGAAATCCCGGTCGAAGAAGTCATCTTCGCGCAGAAGATGATGATCGAAAAATGTATCCGCGCCCGTAAAGTCGTCATTACCGCTACCCAGATGCTGGATTCCATGATCAAAAACCCACGTCCGACCCGTGCGGAAGCGGGTGACGTTGCAAACGCCATCCTCGACGGTACGGATGCTGTTATGCTGTCTGGCGAATCTGCGAAAGGGAAATATCCCCTGGAAGCCGTGTCTATCATGGCGACCATTTGTGAACGCACCGACCGCGTCATGAACAGCCGCCTGGACTACAACAACGACAGCCGTAAACTGCGCATCACGGAAGCGGTATGCCGCGGCGCAGTAGAAACCGCCGAAAAACTGGAAGCGCCGCTGATTGTGGTCGCCACCCAGGGGGGCAAATCCGCTCGCGCCGTGCGTAAATACTTCCCGGACGCCACCATTCTGGCGTTAACCACCAATGAAGTCACTGCGCGTCAGTTAGTGCTGAGCAAAGGTGTGGTATCGCAGCTGGTGAAAGAAATCAATTCTACTGATGATTTCTACCGTCTGGGCAAAGAAGTCGCCCTGCAAAGCGGTCTTGCCCAGAAAGGCGACGTTGTGGTGATGGTCTCCGGCGCGCTGGTTCCAAGCGGCACAACTAACACCGCCTCTGTTCACGTACTGTAA
- the ynhH gene encoding protein YnhH has protein sequence MRANCLLNGFSALDCKTQRLTLSPFRWAETRAHIPLHAFSMSPILRARHHHFSNTGLASGPCAPEARFPYPSQLKD, from the coding sequence ATGCGCGCCAATTGTCTCTTGAATGGTTTCAGCGCATTGGACTGTAAAACTCAACGACTCACATTATCCCCCTTCCGTTGGGCTGAAACACGAGCACACATTCCTCTGCACGCTTTTTCGATGTCACCTATCCTTAGAGCGAGGCATCATCACTTTAGCAACACAGGCTTAGCTTCCGGGCCGTGCGCGCCTGAAGCCAGATTTCCATATCCTTCTCAACTTAAAGACTAG
- a CDS encoding APC family permease translates to MKKVKKLSLTDLVLYGLVFMVPIAPVSLYGVVYNLSHGMVALVYIIGAIAMFFTAYSYSTLSQHISSSGSAYAYAGVCINPAIGFLTGWILLLDYLLFPTLVAVLGGVAVHAILPQIPVWVWPLIYVAIGTGINYLGIQQTAKFDKLLVFIQLGVLAIFVLLIVRLIMTDSSQITLSFRPFFDSQWFTPGLIATAISVAALNFLGFDAISTLSEESEGGGHAVSKATLLALILATVLFIIVVAFAAFATGNVERFAEGNATNEAFFTIAGNIGGMWLKVAFSIIVAFVCAVGNIITAQTAVSRVLFSMGRDRMLPAFLAHVHTTRKTPDYAILFTGGVTLLLSYLFSGKIESISTLVNFGALFAFFVVNLCVFILFNFRLKAQRRIFAHIISPVMGMIVIGYVCLNMNIHALILGISWSAIGIAILCYRKAHNQNIAIDLEGKKLLD, encoded by the coding sequence ATGAAAAAAGTCAAAAAACTGTCCCTCACCGATTTAGTGCTTTATGGCCTGGTGTTTATGGTGCCTATCGCGCCTGTTTCTCTCTATGGCGTCGTTTATAATCTTTCACACGGTATGGTTGCGCTGGTTTATATTATTGGCGCTATCGCGATGTTTTTTACTGCATACAGCTACTCGACATTATCGCAGCATATTTCATCGTCGGGCTCGGCTTATGCATATGCCGGGGTATGCATTAATCCTGCCATAGGTTTTCTTACCGGATGGATATTGTTGCTGGATTATCTTTTATTTCCTACGCTGGTTGCAGTGCTGGGCGGTGTTGCGGTCCACGCTATTTTACCGCAGATCCCGGTCTGGGTCTGGCCGCTGATTTACGTAGCTATCGGCACCGGAATAAACTATCTCGGAATACAGCAAACGGCGAAATTTGATAAGTTGCTGGTTTTTATTCAACTCGGTGTCCTGGCAATCTTTGTTCTGCTTATTGTACGCCTGATAATGACGGACAGTAGTCAGATAACCCTTTCCTTCCGACCTTTCTTCGATTCACAATGGTTCACGCCAGGGCTCATCGCGACGGCGATTTCTGTGGCTGCGCTGAATTTTCTCGGCTTTGACGCTATCAGTACATTAAGTGAAGAAAGCGAAGGCGGCGGCCACGCTGTCAGTAAAGCGACGCTTCTGGCATTAATCCTGGCGACGGTGCTGTTTATTATCGTTGTGGCGTTTGCGGCATTCGCCACCGGCAACGTCGAGCGCTTCGCGGAAGGTAATGCAACGAATGAAGCCTTTTTCACTATAGCCGGTAACATTGGCGGCATGTGGCTCAAAGTCGCATTCTCTATCATTGTGGCGTTTGTCTGCGCCGTCGGCAACATAATTACTGCGCAAACGGCGGTATCCAGAGTGCTATTTTCCATGGGACGCGACCGCATGTTGCCCGCCTTCCTCGCGCACGTCCATACCACGCGTAAAACGCCGGATTACGCCATTTTGTTCACCGGCGGCGTCACCCTGCTGCTCAGCTACCTTTTTTCCGGCAAGATCGAATCCATTTCTACCCTTGTGAACTTTGGCGCGCTCTTCGCTTTTTTTGTGGTGAACCTGTGTGTGTTTATCCTGTTTAATTTTCGGCTGAAAGCCCAGCGACGTATTTTTGCCCATATCATATCGCCAGTCATGGGTATGATAGTGATAGGCTACGTCTGTTTAAACATGAATATTCATGCGCTGATTCTCGGGATTAGTTGGTCGGCAATCGGAATAGCGATTCTTTGCTATCGAAAAGCACACAACCAAAACATCGCCATCGACCTGGAAGGGAAAAAGCTACTCGACTGA
- a CDS encoding proline iminopeptidase-family hydrolase, which translates to MNDTYLYGEIFSESILTSYRIYGDRNSLLTPLIILHGGPSGGFDYLLNYRHLADDGRMVVFYDQYGCGRSTHFPHADASFWTIERYLRQLTLLIDHLSIGHDYSILGHSWGGMLAAEHACLQPAGLRGTILASSPASISLWQQEALRLFKTLSPMSDDDIQERIMPAVIYQNPPEQLVAYYARHVYSLTQEAVHVQRSNAQFAADPTGYHLLWGTNELAANGKLANWDITSHLHQIRCPVLVLRGENDQATEHVVSPFTLHIPDCRSVTIPDSSHNPHEENIAPCLAAVSEFLRDLA; encoded by the coding sequence ATGAATGATACCTATCTCTATGGCGAAATATTTTCTGAAAGCATACTGACGAGTTATCGGATTTATGGTGACAGAAATTCATTACTGACACCGCTAATTATTCTCCATGGCGGCCCTTCTGGCGGCTTTGATTATTTATTAAATTATCGTCATCTGGCTGATGACGGGCGCATGGTCGTATTTTACGATCAATATGGTTGTGGGCGTTCAACGCACTTCCCACATGCCGACGCCTCTTTCTGGACGATTGAGCGTTACCTCCGTCAATTAACCCTGTTAATTGACCATCTGAGCATTGGGCACGATTATTCGATACTGGGACATTCGTGGGGCGGGATGCTTGCCGCAGAGCACGCCTGCTTGCAGCCTGCCGGGCTTCGCGGCACGATATTAGCCAGTTCACCAGCCAGTATTTCCCTATGGCAGCAGGAAGCCTTACGGCTTTTTAAGACGCTCTCGCCGATGTCCGATGACGATATACAAGAGCGTATTATGCCCGCCGTCATTTATCAAAATCCACCGGAACAGCTTGTCGCTTACTATGCCAGACATGTTTATAGCCTGACGCAAGAAGCCGTACATGTTCAACGATCTAATGCGCAGTTCGCCGCTGACCCTACGGGTTACCACCTGTTATGGGGAACCAATGAACTGGCGGCGAATGGAAAACTCGCCAACTGGGATATAACGTCCCATTTACACCAGATACGTTGTCCTGTGCTGGTACTACGTGGAGAAAACGATCAGGCAACCGAGCATGTCGTCTCTCCTTTTACCTTACATATTCCAGACTGCCGCTCGGTCACTATTCCCGACAGCAGCCATAACCCGCATGAAGAAAATATCGCGCCCTGCCTCGCAGCGGTAAGTGAGTTTTTACGCGACCTGGCATAA
- a CDS encoding glutamine amidotransferase — translation MRTLFIGESWHIHMIHSKGFDSFTSSKYEEGADYLLSCLRHANIDVDYMPAHIVQTQFPQTVEALACYDAIVISDIGSNTFLLQNRTFYNRDIIPDALSLITDYVANGGGLLMIGGYLSFTGIEAKANYKNTILAEVLPVDMLDVDDRVELPQGCQAVNTTVDHFITQPFSEWPPLLGYNKFIAKEHSHTLAEINGDPLLVMGHYKQGKVCCFASDCSPHWGSPQFLQWEHYATFWCNVLHSIKK, via the coding sequence ATGAGAACTTTATTTATTGGTGAGTCATGGCACATTCATATGATTCATTCCAAAGGTTTTGATAGTTTTACATCGAGCAAATATGAAGAAGGTGCTGATTATTTACTGTCCTGCTTACGTCATGCCAATATAGATGTAGACTATATGCCAGCGCATATTGTTCAGACCCAATTTCCACAAACTGTCGAGGCGTTAGCCTGCTATGACGCGATTGTTATTAGTGATATTGGAAGCAATACCTTTCTGTTACAGAACAGGACGTTTTATAATAGAGATATTATTCCTGACGCATTAAGTCTGATCACGGATTATGTCGCCAATGGCGGTGGTCTGTTGATGATCGGCGGATATTTATCTTTTACAGGAATAGAGGCGAAAGCCAATTACAAAAATACTATTCTGGCGGAGGTATTACCGGTCGACATGCTGGACGTAGATGACCGCGTAGAATTACCGCAGGGATGTCAGGCGGTAAATACAACAGTAGATCATTTTATTACCCAACCATTTAGTGAATGGCCACCGCTATTGGGCTATAACAAGTTTATCGCCAAAGAACATAGTCATACTCTTGCTGAAATCAATGGCGATCCACTGTTGGTTATGGGCCACTATAAGCAAGGAAAAGTATGCTGCTTTGCCAGTGATTGTTCGCCACATTGGGGAAGTCCACAGTTTTTGCAATGGGAACATTACGCCACATTCTGGTGTAATGTACTGCATTCTATAAAAAAATAA
- a CDS encoding PfkB family carbohydrate kinase, with amino-acid sequence MFKEERRHAIINLLIKNNSVSVSKLSDLYKVSQETIRSDLRYFQKSGMLQRCYGGGILNRDALSKLITENKIDISSTIATPTHQDAKLRRESSKKAGKVCVLGSFNIDVSATVPWFPQSGESILASQFGFYPGGKGANQALAANNAGAAVHFIFKVGTDQFSAFAINHIIQSGITSYSAYQTDKAPTGSALIYVSSADGDNIIAIYPGANMMLTPQEINEQHRYITECDVMLMQLETNIEALIEFIRLGKEKNKTIILNPAPYTKQVTHLLSDIDIITPNETEASFLSGVTITDINDAKKAGNIILQSGVKKVIITLGARGSLFCDHARTLYIPAWSAVVKDAAGAGDAFNGALAAALARQADLIAAIQYASAFASLAVEHVGASSMPQHLQVLHRMRTQSNKVININ; translated from the coding sequence ATGTTTAAAGAAGAAAGACGTCATGCCATCATTAATTTACTGATAAAGAATAATAGTGTTAGTGTCAGTAAACTTTCAGACCTTTATAAGGTGAGCCAGGAGACTATTCGTTCCGATCTGCGCTATTTTCAGAAATCCGGTATGCTTCAGCGGTGTTATGGTGGAGGAATTTTAAACCGAGATGCGCTTAGTAAGCTTATCACGGAAAATAAGATCGATATTTCCAGCACTATCGCCACACCAACCCACCAGGATGCCAAATTACGCCGGGAAAGCTCAAAAAAAGCAGGCAAGGTATGTGTCCTGGGGTCGTTTAATATTGATGTTTCAGCAACCGTGCCGTGGTTCCCGCAAAGTGGAGAATCAATCCTTGCCAGTCAGTTTGGATTCTATCCTGGCGGTAAAGGGGCCAACCAGGCTTTAGCCGCCAATAACGCCGGCGCGGCGGTACATTTTATATTTAAAGTCGGTACAGATCAATTCAGCGCATTTGCCATAAATCATATTATTCAATCCGGCATTACATCCTATAGCGCTTATCAAACGGATAAAGCGCCAACTGGCAGCGCATTAATTTATGTTTCCTCCGCTGATGGCGATAATATTATCGCCATATATCCCGGTGCCAATATGATGCTGACCCCTCAAGAAATTAACGAACAGCACCGCTATATTACAGAATGCGATGTAATGCTAATGCAACTTGAAACCAACATTGAGGCTCTTATTGAATTCATTCGACTAGGTAAAGAAAAAAATAAAACAATCATTCTGAATCCTGCCCCTTATACAAAACAGGTGACACACTTATTATCCGATATTGACATCATCACGCCAAATGAAACTGAAGCCTCTTTTTTATCAGGCGTGACTATTACCGATATTAATGATGCCAAAAAAGCCGGAAATATTATTCTACAATCCGGCGTGAAAAAAGTCATTATTACCCTTGGCGCTCGCGGTTCACTGTTCTGTGACCATGCCAGAACGTTATATATTCCTGCATGGAGCGCCGTGGTTAAAGATGCCGCTGGCGCTGGCGATGCCTTTAACGGCGCATTAGCCGCCGCGCTGGCACGGCAAGCAGACCTGATAGCCGCCATTCAATATGCCTCCGCTTTCGCTTCTCTGGCGGTGGAACATGTAGGCGCGTCGAGTATGCCTCAGCATTTACAGGTTTTACATCGTATGCGTACTCAATCTAACAAAGTTATTAACATTAATTAA